The proteins below come from a single Streptomyces sp. B3I8 genomic window:
- the chpH gene encoding chaplin ChpH codes for MIKKVVAAAAATSGLVLAGAGLAVADSGAQGAAVHSPGVVSGNVIQVPVHVPVNVCGNTVSVIGLLNPAFGNTCVNE; via the coding sequence ATGATCAAGAAGGTTGTCGCCGCTGCCGCCGCCACGAGCGGCCTGGTTCTCGCGGGTGCCGGTCTGGCCGTCGCCGACTCCGGGGCGCAGGGTGCCGCCGTGCACTCCCCGGGTGTCGTCTCCGGCAACGTCATCCAGGTGCCCGTGCACGTTCCGGTGAACGTCTGCGGCAACACCGTCTCCGTCATCGGGCTGCTCAACCCGGCTTTCGGGAACACCTGCGTCAACGAGTGA